TTCAAATGCGCTATTCAAGCCCGGATCCAGCGCGGCTTGACTGGCCGCCGCCTGCACCACCCCTGAGGTACGCTTCACGGCGTCAAGCCCGCGGGCCGCTCCCGACATCGCGTATTGGGGACTCGTCGGGTCGCTCGCTGCGGCGTTGGGAGCCGCACCGGTGAAGCTTACTGAGATAGCCCCGCTCGCGAGCTGGCCCTGCGGCGTTGACGTCCCGGTCACACCGCCCGCACCATCTGGAATCTGCACCTTGTTAAAGACCCGAGCCTCTGCACACAGGTAGTCGTTTGCCGACTGAAGATCCGCAACACCGACCCCAAGCGCCACGGCGAGTTCGTTCACGCTCCCGACGGGCGTCTGGCCCTGGTCTATCTGGAGCTGTTGGTAGGTCGCCAACAATCCACTGAGGTTGTCGTCCGCCACAGGCTTCACCTTGAGCGCGCGCATCAGTCGAGTGATGGCTCGTGTGCGGTCCGTCAAGCCCGGCGGGCAAACTGGCACCTGCGTCGGGCTCGCCGTGCCTGGAGTGCAATCAGTGGCCGAAGGCGTGGGCCCGGTTGCCGGTGGGTGATCTGGGTCAATCGCGCCATAGCCGATGAAGTTGGCAATGGTCCGCGCGGAATCGATATCGCCATTCCAGATCAGGTCGGTTCCCTGGGTCGGGGAGAGCTTCATCGCCTGGGTCTCGGCGGAACCCTTCATATCAGCAACTGCCCGATGGACCGACTTCTGGTACTCGATGGCGCCGTCCATGTACGACTGGACGAAGACATCAGTGAACGTTGGGACACGATTGTTCTCGTCAGCAGCCAGGCCGGTCGGCGTGCCGTTGCCATCCTCGGTCGCGAATACCTGCGCGCAGGTCTGGCCGCTCCCAGCATCTGCGGTCGCCAGGAGTTCGCCGATACGAGTCGCGTACTGATGTGCGAAGCTGCTGATTCGCGCGAGTGAGGCGCGCCCAGGGGTCGCCGGCGCGGAGAAGCGAATGCTCGAAGCAACGGGTTCGCCGGGCAGCTTATCCAGTTCTGACTGCGCGATACCAAAACCAGTCAGGTCGATGGGCTGCCCCTCAAAGGTTGGTCCGAACTCTGACCAGCTAAACTCGACGTCAGTAGGTGAAGTTTCTATTTCCTTCGCCAGGTAGCCAACGCAGTTCGCAATTCGAGCCTCGCAAAGCGAGGCCTTGCACTCTCGCGTGTCGTCACCCGTGATGGTTTGAAGCGGGATGGTCAGGTCGAATCCGTGCGCATCTGTGAAGTTCGCCGGCGTGAACTCACTGCAGAGTTTGGCATCATCCCGCAAGACGTTGCGGTGGGCGCACCACTGCAAGAGGAGATTCATCATCCCTCCCCCGGGAGCGGGAGCAGGCATCTGAATGGTAACGGCGTCTCCATCACCAATGTCCACTTGGAAGGGGACAGATCGCGTCTGCTGCAGCGGCTGTTGTTGGGGTGTCGACTTGACTTGCGGGGTGGGATCGTCAGAGCCGCAGCCGAGCGCCGAGACCAACCAGACCTATGAGTGGGCCCCGGAAGAGGCGACGGAGTTTGACGTGTCCCATGTATTCTCCAGTTCTTCAGGCAGGGCCGAGCCCTGAGAATCAGAGCGCATCTGCGCAACAGCGAAATCCGGTTCTGGCGTCCGTTGTCTTGATGCTCAACGTCCAGTGGGTGTCGCATTGGTTGTAACCGCTGGAGCTGATGAACGCGCCAACCGCGTCGCATAGCACCGGGTTGCTCTGCTTGGCGGGGTCCCAGCAACCTCCCCACTCTCGGACGTTCCCTTGAATGTCGACTAGCGCTTGGTTGGGGCTTGTGCCGACGCAGGTCGGCAGGCTTCCCACCTCATGAAGTTGGCTCGAATAGCACTCGTCGAACGTGTCCGAGTTGTAGGCGGTCAGACACGTCTGGGTCAGTTCATCGTTGCGATCTGGGTCCACGAGCGGCCTCAGCCACTCGCTACCAATTGGCCCACAAATCCGCTTCCCTGCCCACTTGCAGTACGCGGCGGCATCGCAGTAATCGACAAAGTTCCGCGGGAAATTTAGCCCGTAGTTGTCGAGCGGTTGCCCATAGTCGACGTTCCAACTGCAGATCGCTGGCTGGCCCGCGTAGTTTCCGCTCATTGCCGTGAGGAAGTCGCGATACTGACCTTCCGTCACCTCGGTGTTGTCCACACACAGGGTCGAAGAGATCTTGGTCATTGCGGGACCGTGCGTACCTGGACAGACTGGCCCTGCACCGCCGCTTCCAGCAGTACCGCTTCCCGCTGTTCCACCGGTTCCGCTCCCGCTCGTCCCGCCTGTGGCCATCCCGGCGCTGCCACCCGTCCCGCCACTCGTCGAGCCAGCTGCGCCACTGGTGCCCGCAGTGGATCCGCCTGCACCCATTCCCGCAGATCCCGCAGTGGAGGTGCCACCAACGCCGCCGTTGCCACTCACGCCACCGCTGCCGCCGGCACCCGAGCCACCGTTGCCAGCACCGGCGTTTCCGCCACTCGCGGAGCCACCAGGAGCACCGCCAGCGCCTCCCCCACCGGCTCCACCGTC
This Polyangiaceae bacterium DNA region includes the following protein-coding sequences:
- a CDS encoding SUMF1/EgtB/PvdO family nonheme iron enzyme; this translates as MKNSPKTQLLNMPLAVAGVSLMLLSAPACGSSDPAPTGTVICDPGTTQACFCPGKGEVGAQACDVTGTRYGDCMCPGDGGAGGGGAGGAPGGSASGGNAGAGNGGSGAGGSGGVSGNGGVGGTSTAGSAGMGAGGSTAGTSGAAGSTSGGTGGSAGMATGGTSGSGTGGTAGSGTAGSGGAGPVCPGTHGPAMTKISSTLCVDNTEVTEGQYRDFLTAMSGNYAGQPAICSWNVDYGQPLDNYGLNFPRNFVDYCDAAAYCKWAGKRICGPIGSEWLRPLVDPDRNDELTQTCLTAYNSDTFDECYSSQLHEVGSLPTCVGTSPNQALVDIQGNVREWGGCWDPAKQSNPVLCDAVGAFISSSGYNQCDTHWTLSIKTTDARTGFRCCADAL